A window from Cryobacterium sp. PAMC25264 encodes these proteins:
- a CDS encoding DUF948 domain-containing protein: MTGGDIAGLIAAGVFAVLVAFLAIPLIKLGRVFDETTHAIRDLSQNITPLLEETTGTVAQTNHQLATIDTITTNVAEVTGNVSALVALVAATVGGPLIKIAGFSAGVTAAFRAARPRRTRK, encoded by the coding sequence ATGACTGGTGGAGATATTGCCGGGCTGATTGCCGCCGGCGTATTCGCGGTCCTGGTGGCGTTCCTCGCCATCCCGCTGATCAAGCTGGGCAGGGTGTTCGACGAGACCACCCACGCGATCCGCGATCTCAGCCAGAACATCACCCCGCTGCTCGAGGAGACCACGGGCACGGTCGCGCAGACCAACCACCAGTTGGCCACGATCGACACCATCACCACCAACGTGGCCGAAGTGACGGGCAATGTGTCCGCCCTCGTCGCCCTCGTGGCCGCCACTGTGGGCGGTCCGCTGATCAAGATCGCCGGTTTCTCGGCGGGTGTGACAGCGGCCTTTCGCGCAGCCCGTCCCCGGCGCACCCGGAAGTAG